TGCGTGATTTTTGAATGGGTATACATGTGCCATTCCTACATTTTTAGTTGACTTTCAACTATCAGTTTGTGTTAGGGAATATTTGCTTACATACatgaacatgtgtatgtatatccattatCACATATTCATGAGGTAACATGGACCCGCCCACAGCACAAGGAGCAAAGGTTCTGTTCGTGTTCCGTTTGCTGCTTCTGaatctgatttatttttcttgttatgtcAGTGTGCAATGTTCCTTTGTTGTCTGCATTTCCATGTTTATGAACAGAGGTATTTTGTCGTTCATATAACTGTTCGCagagcattttttctctcttcgtctcactGTCACTGCATTATAAAATGCtattatagtcatgataataataatgggaataacgtTCATcgagatagtagtaatgataataatttcagtattatcattgtaatgggAATGATTTATTAAtactaatgctagtaatgatagtgTGATCTAGGGTAATTGAtacatttatttgattttctttttattagtaaAAGATATCATAATATAGTTTTCAGTTATGATATCCAAATAAGTAACAACAGAAGAttgtataaatattcacatatctcCGTTGGTGTTCAAATTCTCTCATGATTCTAAGGCAATGATAACAgtaggaacaatgataataataatggtaaaaacaacaattataatgatattgagaatattaatgatagaagCGATAGCGATACGAACAGTAGCAATAATGGTTCTGATAATGGCAGCCATGAAACTGTTGTGAATAATATTGACAAATATTAAACCAATCATTATAACATTACATGTTAAAGAGGATATGAAGgtttaaaagggagaaagagcattAAAGCACAAGACAgctattaaataatgataataatactaatgataatttttgttgcatcaacaatagtaataacagtaatgataatgataatcatagtgataataatcatcataatatcactactactactaatgataattaggctagaaagaaaaaagtgataacaatgataatgataataatgataattacagtaaaaataataatgatagtactatcggttaaaaataataatgataatactaacggtaaaaaataataatgataataaaaataatgactatgataataatgacacccatatgaatttatgataattaaaataacactaataacagcaCCATTGGCGTTGATCATACCTCTGGCATTAGTATAGATCATAATCATGGAACAATAAagccaacaatgatgataatggtaatgataataattatcctttttataagGACGATAATGAGGGTCATGAAGATTATGAttgtaaaaatatcattatagttggaattatgataaaaaatacaaaagtaacataaacaaaaatgtaaatataaacaaaagtaaaaggaGTTTAGAAAAAACGACAATTATATCCTACAAATTCGTCTAGATTCAGGATCAAATAATtgtttatgtaaaaatatatgaataaatgaataacatacCTAAATTAAAGTAAACATTTTATCAAGAGCGAGTGGAAAATCTCTtaattaaaaaaatcaaaatggcaCCAGGTTCAAGAGCATCAGGCAGGACGGGGAAGGAACCCCTGCTCCTCACGGCCCCGAGGTATAAATTGCCGTCCGAGCAACAGACAAGCAGCAGTTGCTCCCCTGAATCTCGCAAGCATGAAGGTTCTGGTGAGTCTCTCTTGCAAATTAAACTCTAATGCTTAGTTTGTGGCATAGATTCGACGCTGTATAGGATGGTAACAGCGATGTGGAATAGCATATTTAGATTTTTAAACTTTAGCTTCAATTCTGTAGACTTTCCATTGCAGGCATTATGACAGGGAGGAATGTCTAATCTAGATGAAATCGTATTGTTACTGATTCTCTTCGCTTCTATTGCAGTCGGTGTTGCAATAAAACATCTTGTACTTAGTTCTGACGCTGTGTAAGGAATGTGACAATACAAAACAGTGTCATTTCGTAATACAAATGTTGCAGGTTCTCTTCGCTCTGGGTCTGGTCGCCCTGGCCGCCGCCCGACCCTCCGACATCATCGACTTCGAGGAGGACCACATGGAGCACGAGCAGGAGGGCATTCCTGGAACGGCCGTGGAGGGCGAGTACTCGTGGGTAGCGCCCGACGGGAACGAGTACCACGTCAAGTACGTCGCCGACCGCTTCGGTTACCGCATCGTCGACGACAACGTTGTGCCCAGAATGCGCAGCGACGACGTGCCGGAAGCTGAGGAGGACGATGATTAGATGTGAAGTTGAAGGACTCGCCAAGAACGTCATGTTTGCCGCACCTTTTCAAATCTACATTAAAGAATATGTCAGatgtaattaataaataatattattttcgTATGAATATGTCTTGATTATCCAGGAATTCAAAGTAAAACTCAAAAGACTTTATTCCGTTAGTTACAAAGGCTATTCTTTACGCATAAATAGCGTTATTAAACAATATGggataaacatgaataatatcaaacaaacatgtgaaaaaaaattacagcaagtagtaatgttttatttatcaattaatctCTATAGTATTACCTGAAGTTTAGATATCCGATGCTACTGATGTAGTACTTTGCAATATTATACACACTAActcaaacatatttatatgtatattcaatccAGTTCTGAGCGGgaaagaaatatttttatattctgtCTCGAATCCAAGGA
The DNA window shown above is from Penaeus vannamei isolate JL-2024 chromosome 12, ASM4276789v1, whole genome shotgun sequence and carries:
- the LOC113821816 gene encoding cuticle protein CP575-like; amino-acid sequence: MKVLVLFALGLVALAAARPSDIIDFEEDHMEHEQEGIPGTAVEGEYSWVAPDGNEYHVKYVADRFGYRIVDDNVVPRMRSDDVPEAEEDDD